From the genome of Nicotiana tabacum cultivar K326 chromosome 2, ASM71507v2, whole genome shotgun sequence:
AGACAAAGTTAGCCTCAAGAAAATAAAGTAACTACTATGAGTTATAAACACTAGAACGTTTTCTTATTGTGTGTATATCATGGCGATTTTTTTTGTTTCACATTGTACACTAGTAATCCAATAAAAAGAATTGCTTCCCCGTTATGTTGGACAAATTCCGATACTTTCATCGCATACATTTATTCAACTGAAAGCGATGGCCTCTTAGTGATTTGACAGCTATCTCCCTTGTGGTACTTGAACTTCTCAAATTACATTTTATGTTTTTTGTCTTTGTTGAAATAATCGTAAAGTTAGAGTATTAGTTATTGTAGGAATTTAATGGCCAAAATTGACAAACTGGATTAGTAATAATAACATTTTAAATTACGTACGAAATACTTGAAAATAAACTACATTTATTCTTAAGATTAAATCCAATCTTTAGGAGCTGATGACTTCACCTTTTCTCATTCGTCGTTGTTATAGAAAGTGTCCACCAACATCCGCAAACTATTAATTGGACAAGGAAGATACTTGGTAACAGCCAAAAGGTAAGATACGAATCCTGTAATAACTATCTCCTGTGACAACTCAAAAAGAGATTTTCACACTTTGTCTTTGTGTTAGTGCAAATAGGAATGAGAATACCAATATTTTCACACTTTGTCGTGTGACGTCTTTATAGAAAAATGTGCATACGTCACACAAAATCAATTACTCCATGATCGTTTATGCAAGGATATACGTGACAGAGAATGATAATGTAAAAGTTTTCATATTATCTGTGCAATTTGATATGTTATAACatgtttttttattatattttataggGTATTGATTaagattattaaaaaaattatttataattatttttaaataagctGACAGtattaataatttttatattgttACTGTATATAGCTTATGCGAAATCAGTagctacagaaactctttctGAGTTTATGTAACCTTTTACTATACTTTTTCTGCGGATTTCATAAAACTGATTGTCAATCTATTTAGTTTCTAGAATTATGTGTGTTTCTTATATGCAagtaattttaataattaatgtaTACGGGTAAACCGAGCCCGTTACATGACTCGACTTCTTGGTGAGCGAAACGGAGTAGGAACGCGACCATAATGTATTGGAGTCAGAGCGAAGAACCCCTCTTATCGGGGCTCGGGCAAAACACTTGCCCTCGGGGATATCGAGGCAATATCCTCGAGGTCCGATTTGAGGATTGAGACTTCAGAGAGCATTACCAAGTAGCTGCACACGACTAACAATGGGTCGTGATGTTCGCGCCTAATCGGATATCACAGCGTGAATCTCGGCTCGTATCGGCAGAAAATCAGTGATCGGCAAaacggaagatttttaccttttttagaattgtacttagggtaaaactctcctactatataaatggggaaTCTTATTATTCACGATACACATTGTAACATgtatatcaaggcaatatactcttattctctctgttattcaaagttattgcttttgttcatcaatctttcATTAGTGTGAGCCCAAGATCGAAGGCAAGCACTTCGTTAAACCGTTAATGAGTCCGAGATCACTCTCCTtattggtttgacaatttatCGCGTCTTTTATATGTTTTATCTGACGCCATTTATCATTTATATTGAATTAAttcgcatatccttaaaaccacatataaattcaattgctatccgttttttagggtaaacaattaaCATAGATTCATATAAGAAGTAACGTATATGGTGTTACAGCATTTTGATTAATCACATTTGTGCAATTATCTGTAACACTCAAGCAAAATCAGAACATCTATATTTTCTGACATTGATCGTAACTTTGTTTATATATTTATGAGAAAATTTAAATTACATTTTGCGATTAACGTTCAAGCAGAAGCAAATGATATAAGTCAGAAAATGATGATATTCCTTTTCTAGTTTTTACCAATTGTAATCATCTAAGTCAAACGAGGAAAGAAATTCATGACCTATAAAGGGAGAAGGCGGACAGACAAGTTCACAATCAATTGAAGGAACTACGTAATCAGTTCTACTGCTGAAACTACTATCCACTAGAAATGGTTCTGTCCAAAAGCTTCCACTATTTTCCATTAATATTGCCTCTTCTTGAAAAACTTGATAATCAGTGGTGTAAGAGGAGAGTTCTTCACTTGATGATTGCTTAGCTGACATGTGGGAACTTTCCAGTACAGTTTCGTAGGATCTCATACAATTATTAGGACTTATTGCATTCTGATTTTCCACACTCtttcttcttgtactgctgtCCTGATTGATACTCTTACTTTCACTATCACTTGAATTTGGCGCATAATGGTTAGCGCGCTTCTTAAGAGAGGTGTGCCAATGATTTTTTATCTCATTGTCTGATCTTCCAGGCAAGTGTCCAGCAATTATCGACCATCTGCATGCAAGAAACTACAGTCAAACATCTCTATAAAAAGACATCATTTATAATAACATTTCAATATAACAGTCAGATTTAAAATAACGGAACAGACAAGGGTGTTATAAGGAGGTTGGACTGTATATATGATTAATTTGTTCAATTGCGCAGTTAGCTCACTCGGCTGGCATTGACATGTGTTAATTAATTAGCTCGTAAAATTGAACACATAAAATTAAGAATAATTTTTAGTACCTATTTCCAAGTTGAGCATGCAGCTTCAAGATGATGTCGTCTTCTTCTTTTGTGTAATTCCCTCTTTTAATATTAGGCCTTAAGTAATTCATCCATCGAAGTCTGCAGCTCTTTCCACACCTTGCTAAACCTTTACGTACAAGAAACAGTAATCAGGTAATGTGAAAGAAAATATATTCTCAAATTAAACATTAAAAtgaaccaatatatatatatataattctcacCAGCATACTTAGGAAGTTGGCGCCAATTCCAGCAGCCATATTTAGTAACATATGCTGCTAACTTCCTGTCTTCTTCAGGAGTCCAAGTACCCTTCTTCTTTCCATTTTCGTCGTAGCTAGGTGTTCTCACCATCCCTCACTCTCTTCTCTCCAATaataacacacacacacagagttaTAACTAAGTGGAGAAACTGTATGTACCGCTTTCCTAGACACCTGAATCACCAAATTCTGAGGATTTGAGTCTATTTATAGAGAGCGAGGAGAAGGTGAAACACGTTGCAAAATGGGGCCTTCTCTACGAATGAAGTCTTTTTTAAATGAAAGATGTTTCATCCTTCGTCAACGCCCTTTTTTTTCTCAGGCTAGTATAATGAACAATACCTTTCGACTCGGTATTTCTTATCAAATAGACCAATCATTTAACTTGTGGTGCCAGTGAAATTACACGGAAAACTATACGTCTATACCCCTCCAAAGGGAGAAAAACGaaaagaaagaaatcaattaaCTACTTCCCGAACTATAGAATATTTACAAGAAGAGTGGAAAAAAAATTGTCattaagtttaagttaaattgtgtctaattttataaaaagaattattttttttagaatagACTAAAAATAAAACACACTTATCACGCAAAGCAAAACGGATTTATGGCTCGTTTGGATTGGTtaaaaaaagtgatttttaagTTAAGTGCTTAAAAGCACTAGTGTTGAAACTTGTTTTATAAATAAGTAGTTACGTATTTGGATAAAAGTGTTGAAACTTAAAACAAGCTGATAAAGTGTTTGATAAACAAGTGCTAGTAAGCACTTTTTCTTGTTAAAATGACTGAAATATCCTTATAGTTGTTAACATTATAGAGAAGATGATgactataatattttattttccgtTCATAGCTTCAAATTCAGGGGTAACACGTTAATTCATTTaaataaaccttttaaaacaacccaACATTGCGAAAAAGAAAGGCTTTGTTTTTATCTCATGCAGTACAGTATCCATGATCATGCTAAGTCACAAAGATAGTACAATGAAAACAATGTACAACTTAAATTTGATCACTCAATTATagtatttcaatttttttcacaAATTATCACGCTTTaaatattactccctccattctagtttatgtgaacctatttcctttttattccgtttcaaaaagaatgacccatttctaaatttgaaaataattttgcttaaacttacaattctactcttaatgagaaacttttataaccatacaaatactctgggcccctttttgaattatttagcaccacaaattttaaaagtcttcattttttcttaaattccgtgcacaatcaaacatgttcacataaattggaacggagggagtatcacTTAATTATAGTATTTCATTTTTTCCACAAGTTATCGCGCTTTAAATGTTATCACTTAATTATAGTATTTCATTTTTTCCACAAATTATCGCGCTT
Proteins encoded in this window:
- the LOC107778325 gene encoding transcription factor MYB15-like, with the protein product MVRTPSYDENGKKKGTWTPEEDRKLAAYVTKYGCWNWRQLPKYAGLARCGKSCRLRWMNYLRPNIKRGNYTKEEDDIILKLHAQLGNRWSIIAGHLPGRSDNEIKNHWHTSLKKRANHYAPNSSDSESKSINQDSSTRRKSVENQNAISPNNCMRSYETVLESSHMSAKQSSSEELSSYTTDYQVFQEEAILMENSGSFWTEPFLVDSSFSSRTDYVVPSIDCELVCPPSPFIGHEFLSSFDLDDYNW